The genomic stretch CCGCGGCTCCGCATCAGCGCCTCCACGGCTTCGAGGTCGTTGAACGGGAGCGGGACGGTCTCGCGCGCGAAGGCGGGCGGGACGCCCGCGCTGTCGGGGACGCCGAAGGTCGCGGCGCCCGAGCCGGCCTTGACGAGGAGGCCGTCGGAGTGCCCGTGGTAGCAGCCGGTGAACTTCACCACGGCGCTGCGCCCGGTGAAGGCGCGCGCGAGCCGCACCGCCGCCATCGCCGCCTCGGTCCCGGAACTCGTGAGGCGCACCTGCTCCACGGAGGGGAGGGCGCCGCGGATCAGCTCGGCGAGCGTTGTCTCGCGGCGCGTGGGGGCGCCGTAGGTCGTCCCCTTCCCGAGCGCCTCCTCGATCGCCCCGAGGACGACCGGGTGCGCGTGGCCGAGGATGAGCGGCCCCCAGGAGAGGACGTAGTCGATGAACGCGCGGCCGTCCGCCGCCTGCAGCCGGGCCCCCCGCGCCGACTCGACGAAGAACGGCTCGCCGCCGACGGCGCGGAAGGCGCGCACGGGCGAGTTCACGCCGCCGGGGATGACCCGGAGGGCCTGCTGCCACAAGGAATCGGGCGCGTCCGCCATGGGGCGAGTATACCCGGTTGCGGCGCGCGCCACAAGCGGCGGGGAGGGGCGGTGGGAGCCGGCCGCCCTTCCCTCCGCGCACATCGCCCGGTTCCGCCGCGGGGGCGCCTGTGCTACAATGCTGCCGCGATGAAAAAGCCGGTCGTGGCCGTCCTCCGCACCTCCCCCGCCACCGTGCTCGAGGACTACCACCGGCTGATGAACCTCGCCGGCTACCGGGACGTCATCCCGAACGACGCCGACACCGCCCTGAAGATCAACATCTCGTGGCACTTCTTCTTCCCGGCATCCTCGACGACGCCGTGGCAGCTCGACGGCGTCATCCGGGCGATGAAGCGGGACGGCTACGACCCCGCGCGCATCCACGGCTGCCACAACCGGACCGTCGTCATCGACGCGCGCCTCGGCGAGCGGGAGAACAAGCAGCTGAACGTCGTCGAGGCCCACGGGCTTCGGAACATCCACCTCTACGAGGGCGAGGAGTGGATCAACGTCCGTGACGCGGTCGGCGACCTGGCGAAGCGCTTCCTCTGCCTGAACGACGTCTACCCGAAAGGGTTCATGCTCCCCCGCCGCTTCGTCGGGGAGAACATCGTCCACCTCCCCACGGTGAAGACGCACGTCTTCACCACCACCACCGGGGCGATGAAAAACGCCTTCGGCGGCCTCCTGAACGAGCGGCGCCACTGGACGCACCCGGTCATCCACGAGACGCTCGTCGACCTGCTGGCGATCCAGAAGAGGATCCACCGGGGCGTCTTCGCGGTGATGGACGGCACCTTCGCCGGGGACGGCCCCGGGCCCCGCTGCATGCGGCCGCACGTGAAGAACGTCATCCTCGCCTCGGTCGACCAGGTCGCCATCGACGCCGTCGCCGCCCGGATGATGGGATTCGACCCGCTCCGCGACATCAAATACCTGCGCCTCGCCCACGACGCCGGGCTCGGCTGCGCCGACACGCGCGAGGTGGAGATCGCGGGCGACCGAAACGCGGCGGCGGAGAACTGGCGCTTCACCGGGCCGTTCAGGAAGATGACGTTCGCGAGCCGGATGCAGCACCGGATATACTGGGGCCGGCTCCGGAGGCCTGTGGAGTGGACGCTGAAGACGGTGCTCGCCCCGTGGGCGTACGTCGCGAGCGTCCTCTACCACGACTCGTTCTGGTACCCGACACACCAGCGGATCATCCGCGAGGCGCTCGAAAGCGACTGGGGGCGGCTGTTCAACAACTGGGACGCCCTCGCCCTCCCACCCGGCGACCTCTCGACGCCCGGCTGGAGCGACGTCGGGGAGACGCCGGCGGCGCTCAACCGGCAGAGCGTGAAGCTGTTCGCGCAGTCGTTCAAGATCCTCGGCACCTGCCTGAAGGAGGCGCCGGAGTTCGATGCGCGCAGGCGCCGCCGGTTCGCGTGCGACCGGTGCGCAAGGATGTGACGGAACCGCGGTTTCTCGTTTCCGGTTTCCCGGGGGATCTATGCTGAAGAGATTTTCGCGCCCCTTATTTCTCGCCTCCCTCGCCCTTCTCGCCGGCTGCGCCGTCACGCCGCGCGCGCCGCTCCGGCAGCTCTGCATCCTCCACACCAACGACGTCCACGGGCACATCACGGAGGAGCGGGTCGAGGGGTGGCGGAAGCCGTCCGGGGGGGCCGCGACGCTCGCGAGCTGTGTCAGGGAGATCCGCGAGGAGAACCGCGCCGCGGGGATCCCGACGCTGCTCCTGGACGCGGGCGACATCTTCCTCGGCACGCCCGAGGGGAACGTGTCGAAGGGGATCGCGGTGGTGGAGACGATGAACGCCGCCGGCTACGACGCGATGGCGATCGGCAACCACGAGTTCGACTTCGGCGTCGGCGTCGTCGAGGCGCTCGCGGCGGCCGCCCGCTTCCCGATCCTCGGTGCGAACGTCCGGGTCTCGTCGGGGGGCCCCCCGCCGTCGTTCCTGCGCCCGGCGGTCGTGAAGGACGCGGACGGGCTGAAGGTCGGGATCATCGGTGTGATCACGGAGTCGACGCCCGCGATCGTGATGCCCGGCCGCACCGAGAAGATCGTCTTCG from Chlamydiota bacterium encodes the following:
- a CDS encoding DUF362 domain-containing protein, giving the protein MKKPVVAVLRTSPATVLEDYHRLMNLAGYRDVIPNDADTALKINISWHFFFPASSTTPWQLDGVIRAMKRDGYDPARIHGCHNRTVVIDARLGERENKQLNVVEAHGLRNIHLYEGEEWINVRDAVGDLAKRFLCLNDVYPKGFMLPRRFVGENIVHLPTVKTHVFTTTTGAMKNAFGGLLNERRHWTHPVIHETLVDLLAIQKRIHRGVFAVMDGTFAGDGPGPRCMRPHVKNVILASVDQVAIDAVAARMMGFDPLRDIKYLRLAHDAGLGCADTREVEIAGDRNAAAENWRFTGPFRKMTFASRMQHRIYWGRLRRPVEWTLKTVLAPWAYVASVLYHDSFWYPTHQRIIREALESDWGRLFNNWDALALPPGDLSTPGWSDVGETPAALNRQSVKLFAQSFKILGTCLKEAPEFDARRRRRFACDRCARM